One genomic region from Stackebrandtia nassauensis DSM 44728 encodes:
- a CDS encoding DUF5130 family protein: MAPEPIEANLDGDVTDGPFSVRQLLRIDEALTAADRETGLTFSVYVGSLHEPTTGAARGLHDKLANPSESVLVAVSPQQRKLEIVTGERAAKRIPDRNAALAALSMTAAFGGGDLTRGIVDGLRQLADQAGAP; encoded by the coding sequence GTGGCACCGGAACCGATCGAGGCGAATCTGGACGGCGACGTCACCGACGGCCCGTTCAGCGTCCGGCAGCTGCTGCGCATCGACGAGGCCCTCACCGCGGCCGACCGCGAGACCGGCCTGACCTTCAGCGTCTACGTTGGATCGCTGCACGAGCCCACCACCGGCGCGGCGCGCGGCCTGCACGACAAGCTCGCCAACCCGTCCGAGAGCGTGCTGGTCGCGGTGTCCCCGCAGCAGCGCAAACTCGAGATCGTCACCGGTGAGCGTGCCGCCAAACGCATCCCGGACCGCAACGCGGCCCTGGCGGCGCTGTCCATGACGGCCGCCTTCGGCGGCGGCGACCTGACCCGCGGCATCGTCGACGGTCTCCGCCAGCTCGCCGACCA